Below is a window of Anabas testudineus chromosome 10, fAnaTes1.2, whole genome shotgun sequence DNA.
aaaggcaaacaCCCAAATGAAGATGTGTCTTTCCCGACTGTAAATAATATCACTGTATTCATGTAcagaatatattaaaaaaatgaaaatctttgcaacaaacagacaaaacgagagaaaagaaaaacagttgatGAGGTTACCAGTCAGTAGTAGAGCGgcaagtaaattaaaatattaataattaaaaacaagaacACTTACAACACTCAACACTTCACTTTGTTCAACAGTGAAATTTACAGTGGAACTGGTACCCAGTACAAATGTGTCAGCGGGAGGAGAGAAAACCAGAATGGGGAGAgttaagataaataaaagcaaactcAAAAATGTGATGTACCTTCATTCCTTTGAAAGCAAGCAGGCGTAGAAGAAGTAATGTAGTAAGTATTCATCATGATAGACACTATGTATCATGAACATGTCAGACCAGATTATTATACAAATGATGTAGAGTTTGAACACACATTATGTTAGTACAGGTGTACTGGTGCTTGTACTAGTACTGTTAgtacagcagcagtagtagctcTTAAGAGCACCGTGTTGCATTTAAAGAACTACGTAACTTAGAAAATTTGTTGAAATAGTATTCAATTGAAATCTTATTAGACTTAGTTTTGTCTCAGCTTTTGAATGCAATTTGTTTTTATGACTTTGAATGGATGCAACTTCAAAGAAGTGGATTCACATAGGGATTCAGATCGTGGGGGCAGAGATGCTCTTGGTATTTGTGTCGGTGGTCCAATCCACAGGTGTGCAGGCCGAAGGGATTAGAAAAGGCATGCATGAGTCTGAGTGAGAGTCTGAGTGAGAGCCACACAtagtgaagaaaaagaaaagttgtgaATATACACTTCTACCTCTGGACTGGTCCACTTCTGTCGGTTTGAAGAATGCAAAGCAAGTCGAATTTCACAGAACAATAGTTTGAGATGACTTGTCTTTGGATTCTTACAGCCAGCATGGAGCTAATGTAATCTATACCTCTAAAAGACCAGCAAGAGGCAGAAATTAGTATCACAGCTAtgaggaatgtgtgtgtgtgtgtgtgtgtgtgtgtatgtgtacactATTTGTGAAGGGTCTTTTTTTCAACAGGTGGTTGCCAGGGATTGGTGTATAGGAGGCTGGAAACAGCGAACGTGCTCCACAGTAGAACTGTCTGTCTCCACCGCCTTCATGTACTTGTTGAGGATGGCAAAGATCTCATTGTTGAGGATCTGGTACTTTCTAATGCGGTCTGCCATCTTCTTCAGGGGCTGTTAATGAAAACAGAGATGAATCTGTGTTTAAATCATACAGGTGCAGAAAGAAGTCAATCATCAACTGGTCAGTGAATGCGTTAGGTCAGTATATAAGATATAATATACCCACCACATTCTTGATGATTTCATCCTTGCCATCCTGTCTTTGGACTTTGAGAAGGTGGTAGCAGAAGTCAAAGAGGTCAAAACGACGCTGCTGTCCCAACAGCACAATGATGGCACAGCCAGCCCAGTTCAATCCATCTCCAAAACACTGCCTGCAAGGCAAAACGCAGAAAAAGCAGGAGTTATGTATCCACTGAAGTGAGACACAAGTcttaaacaaatgcatgaaaacacagcaaaaatgtTTGCACTTAACTATATACCACCTATTCTACCTCAACCAAAactaaattatataaataagaaCAGCACAGTGGACGACTAGGTAGAACTTTACAGCTAGAGGGTCCCTGGTACGAATCCAGGTTTGCTGACGGGCTGTCTGAGTTTGCATATAGGTTTCCTTACAggtggtttcctcccacagtccaaacacacactcatagtCCTGTACACCGGCCAGGTTTTACTCACTCTGCTGTAAACTCATGTGTGCCCACAGGGATGCAGTAAACAAACTGCATGGCACTCCAGAGGCGGTGGAACTCCATGCACTCGTCAACATGCATCACACCGTTGGTGGGCGGAGGTCCGCGCCACACGCCGTCCTGCAGGAAGCTGCGGATGCGTGTCAAGATGACCTCGAACATGGAGAGGCCGCAGCACAGACGCTCTTTGGTCAGCAGGTCTCCCTCACGGGCAATGGCAATTTGCTGGTAAAAAGGAATATTCCCATATTATATAACCCGGTGGCTCACTTCGTGCCCTCCTACAGACAGAGTGGAGTGAAACTCACCTGTGGGGTTCCCAACCTCTCGATTAGAGGCACAAGGTGGAGAGGGGCATACTTTGCTTCCAGCCTTTTCATCCTCACTTCTAGGCGCTCTCCCTCTGTATAACACATATGacacaatgaaaaacatttacatactgtgcaaaataaacaaatcaatgttATGTTGATTGAACACCAATAATCTGACCCAGTGGTTTTACCCATCTCTCTTTAATTCACTGTTTCTAAACCTTTCATATACCTTTAATGTAGACTCTGGGCAGAATGTTCTGGAAGGGGGCAGCGTGAAGCAGGTCGCACACTTCTTCCTGGGACTAAGATTCGAAcataacacagaaacagatcatTTGAATCAAGAACACCCCTCGGTTTGCTGTATGAACACCCGTGTAGAGCATGCAGGTAGCCATAAGGTAATGTTGATTCTGATGCATTCCTGTATTTTGTCTCAAAAGCAGACAGATTGGCCTCCAGCAGAGGAAGATACAAGATAAGTGAATGATTGTGTctatgttcagtgtttattagcAGGATTATAATTTGTACCACTCTATGAAAAACATCCAGTCTAATCTGGTTTAGTAGCAAGAGGCCACGTTTACAGCCATCTTGATATACTCTGGATAAAATATCGGTGTGTACTTTAGCTGTGCGGGGGTCCTGGATAGCTCTTCCTTGTCTGACTTACTTAGTTTGATGGTTGCCATGGCGACTGTTAGTCAAGACAGCAAGCTATAAAATCATACTAAACGCAGAGAAGCAGCATGTTGAAACCTTGGCTAAAGGGTGATGAATGAGAAGAGAGAGCCATGCAATGATAAgtgcaagacacacacacacatccagacgcacgcacacacatctaCAGGCAGTTCAAACCAACAGCCAATAAACACACGAGTCAGTGCAGTCATACAGAAATGGTGGACAGTAGTGAGTAGTGTTATGCAGACAGGCATTACAAGATCCCAGAATCAGAAGAGAGTATGGAGGCAGAAGTGCAGAGCTAAGCACAAGACTGTTTCAACAACCACCAACCAACCAGAAGTGATCCATCACCTCTTCCATGGAAGACAGGGACTTTTAATATTAACAGCAGCCAAatcgttgttttttttttttgtttgttttttttttccacagtttttggtcaaatgtttgtttatttttttgtgtgtcatgaacaaaatgaaaatttcCTTTAGTCCTTTTGCTTCCATGGCTGACTGAAGGTGAAACCAAGTGAAACTAACAcggtgaaaaagagaaaaacagaaacacagcagcccAAACCAACAAGAGATAAAAGAGAATACGACATATTCAGTCTCTGTGTTATCGTGATACCAGTGACGAAACCTAAATCCTTACCACCTGCAGTAGTTGCCAGCGTGTAATGAAAAATAGAGTTGtattgagaaaaaaaacccaaaaaacatcAAAGGTCAAACAAACTTGGGAATTCGAACTGGGGCTCTGACAGTTTCTGGattatttgtgtttgatttagaGAGTGAATCGACACTGTCAAAACCTTCAGGCACCCCTAGGTTATTGGTCACCCACATAAACATATGGTAGTCAAGATGGCTACGAGTTAGCGGCCTTATTTAATAAGCATACTCAGGGGTCACGGGATAAGGGGAGACAATagtacagaacaaaaacactaaagaaaggagagagaatgCAATAGAGGTATAACATGAGAGCAAAGGAAAAGGTCTTACCAGAGCTTGTTCAATGAGCAGGCAGAAGAGGATGGCATTTCCCACTTCCCTTAAGCTCTGGAAGACATCTGTCTTCAGCTCAGCATACTCTATGATATCCTTGAGCTGATGGTGGAAGAACTCCAGGATACCTGGAATTATAAAAATGGAAGAATATGGTCACAATACCCTGtaaaatctttctttttttaattaagcgACACATTTAAAATCTATTACTGAAACATCTATTTCACTCCTACAGCCAAACATTAAGCACATATTAATACTTCATTATTCATTGACAATGTGACGCTGCCAGGTTGAATAAGGATGGTGTCAGTGCTCCCGTCTAGCTGCCCTGACCCACTTTGGTCTGAGTATCAGAGGAAAGGAGGATCATTAACTGCTGACAGTAAGATCACAGGCAGTAAGCCAGGTACAGAACATCAGTAATCTACAGATTACCAAGCCTTCTTCATAGGGATATCCCATCTGACTGGCCTTTaatcttcacacacaaacacacacacacacacacacacacacacaactccagCCAAAATGCACAGGGGCAGATCAGGTAATACACCAAGATACAACCTACATGGGTAAACAGCAAAGGCATTTTTATAATGCTTTAAAGGGACATTTCTCACAAATAAGTAATTTCCAACACCAATAACTCTGACATGACAATGACTGTACATCAATTTGATTTCCATTGCAGCAGAAAGTCTATTTCCTTCACTGTCTCCCCAGCTGGTTCCTTTACAGCCACCATAACATATTAGATTTAATAATGTGGTAATGTAATAATGTAGTATTAGAGGGTGTTCTCAGTGTAAAGCGAGATAGAGTGGAGTCCGACATTCCCAGGCGGGACTCAGTCTCCTTACCTAAGCATGAAAATAATGCGTATAATGACATTTTGTCTTTGGTAACAGCCTCGCTGTCCATTTCCTTACAGTTGTGTAAGAGCTGTGTCAACCTTCTCTCAATGCAAACCCGACTGTTGCTGTgtcatattaaaaacattaaattgtaGAAAAGCAGGATGACGTTTATTAAGAATAGTGATAGTTAAACCAATGTTTGTCACTGCAGTCAGTGTTATCTGCGATCAAAAACAAGACAATCTACTGCATTTCTTCATCTGCACATCATTTAATTCTTCTAACAGAACATGAACGTAGCCGACTTCACTGTGTCCGGCTGACGGATGCTGTGAGTTGCATCACGTGAAGgctgtaatatataatataattatttttgacAGACTTTTTCATTAcaacagtgtgcatgtgtttggctgtaaatacacaaacatattgtTCTTCTTCTGTACTTCAGTTGTATAAATTATGTGGTAAATGCTACAGATATAACCCCACATTCACTCTATTCACTGTAACAGCGGGAAATATAAGCTCACCTGGGGAGCCATACTCATGGCGGGGTAGGCGGCAGATCTTAGGCATGACTTCTATCAGCGTTTTTACATACTGCAGAATGGTGCCCTGTAACTACAAAGTGACAGCAAAGATAGATGAAGCACAGCAGGCAGAGGGAAGAAAAAGGGGGGGAACAAAAAATGGCTGTTAGTATCCAGCACACTGAGAGGAGGGCGACATGTTTTAGGGATGCGATGGAAAATGAAGATAAATACCAGGCTCTTGACAATCTTTAGCAGCTCTTCCATCACTACGGCAATGCCTTGGTAACCAAGGAGACGGCAGATGGTCTTGAAGTGAGGCGGGCCAACAAAGTTTCTGTAGGAGCTGTATATGTGGGAGTAGGCAATGTTCAGAGGctgagaagagagacagaaagagaaacagtgtTAATGTGAAGCAGTAAGAAGATGGCTTCCTTTACACATGCTGCTGCAAGATTTTAGGGAAATATATTTTGAGGTAAAAACAATTTCAGCAGTGATGATACCTTGGACCCATACAGGTAGTAAGGCTGCACGTTGGCTGGCTTGTCTCTTTGAGGCTCCTGGGTGAAGGGAATGGCTGTACGTACAAAGCTGACAaggcaaaagcaaaacacactgtaagacaaaaataaaaaattcatgTGGAAAAGAAGTATTTGCACAAACATGCGTCAACATACTGACCGGTTTGTGGATCCGTTGTAGCAGTAGTTGGGCAGGAAATCAAAGTTGAGCTCCCAGAAGACGTGGAGCGTGATTCGTCCGTAGGGAGCGGAGACATTGTGGTTGGCTTCGCGGAACATGGCGTCAAAGCTGTCCAGCGTCATGTGCTTGGACAGGAGCCGGTGGGTTAGTCTGTTGATCTCCAGCAGCCACTCCAACTCCTGTCCGGGAGACATACACAAGTAGAATTAGAAAGGTGAATTGAACACATAGTTAAATTTGATGAGGTTGTGAAGGAGAAGGATCATTGGGGCTCATTCATCAACTGTCACAAGAGATTCTGACATTTAccaatattttcttatttgggATTTGCTCTTATTCACATTTGAGTTCCTTAGCTGTGTACCTATGCTAAACAGAAACCACTGGACATGCAGATTCACCATTTTTAGAGCAAAGCTGCCAACAAATCAGAACATGTTGTGGATCTAACATAGACCTTTGGCTCATCTGATGACTTAGGATCTTCAACAGCATTGAAGGCTAAGGCCCACTGTTGTTAGTGCATGCAGTTACTGTAGCTTCACAGTGTGATCTTACCACTATGGAAGTGAGGTCTTCACTTTCAAAGCGGCTGATGGCATGGTCCAGAGACTTGTACATCGCTGCAGAGATCCTCTGCGTGATCAGCCGGTTCAGGTCGATAGATCGACCTAGGAGCTGCACAACGAATGAGAAACAGAGGAATAAATCACAAAGCAATTTGCCGTGTAGATCAAATTATATTTCCTCATCTTTATCCTAACATACAGTAAGAGAAGCAGATTTTTGAAAGTCACTGAGTCATGTTCACATTGacaacagctgctgaaaataCACCAAGAGAGCTTTTAATTTAGCAGTACCTGTACGTGTCTCTGTTTGAGCAGCGTCTCGTAGCGGTTTGATGGTGGGTACGGGATGATCACGCCATAGTTTTTACACTCTGCTCTGAAGCGCTTGTCTAGGAGGACACTGTGGTGGGAAAAAAAGGACATGTGATTTATGCATCTTATGTAGACTAAGTTTGCAGAACCTGCTACGGTATATGCCAATATGGCAAATATATGACCCACAAGACTTCTTTACCTTCCAGCCATTGCTTTGTAGTAGGCAAATATCTGATCTGCTAACTTGTAGACAAACTGATCAAAGCAGAGGTTCACCTAAAAACAAGAGGAGTATTGTGAAGGCAGTGTTTTAAAGAAGCAGCACTAAGGAACACACTAATGCGTTTTATTCATTACCTCAGCTTCGATTTCATCATAAAGGAACTGCTTCTTGAACTTAGTGAGAGCGTAGTATCCACTGTCGTTATACAAGTCAAGAGGATACAGCACGTACCTGCAGGAGAGAGAATGGAAGTTACAACACAGGTTGTTAGGTCAAAGTGCAAGCAcagtctgtgtttcacagttgGATTTGTCGTACTCCATCATAGAGGGCTCCTTGGTCTCCAGGATGTGGTCTGTGAGGATCCAGGGCATGGACATCTCGATGGGGAACTGGATCCTGCGGCCCATGGTCAGCTCCAGGAAGAACTCTCTGAACCACAGCTGGGACAGGTCACAGCACTGCTGCAGAGCCTCTGAACGGGAcgagaagcaaaaaaaaaaaaaagcaagaaatgaCTTGAATTGTGCATGAACCTACAAGCCCTCAAACTCATTTGAAAACAGTTTATATTGTGAGGTAAAGCTGTAACCGCTCACCGCTGAAGTTGAGCAGATGTGTGAAGAAGAAGGACTGTTTGTGGAAGTCTTCTATGGCCACCACTATGGGTCCATCCAAACTGCTGCGGAGAGTCTTCTTAGACCCACTCTTATCTGCTATCAATGACTCCAGCATGGTGCGCACCATATACAGCTGCAGAGGGGGAACACAGGTAAAACATCTTCCTCCTAAGATGCTCACAAACCTCTGGGTGTAATGTGTAAAgtcaacattatttattaaaatattcatatgTTAACAAAACTATGACAGTCCGTCAAGACTTGAACGATAAaatttttatgttgttgcaACTTGTGTGCATTAACAAACTAAAGCGGGGCATTTTTTCGGCTGTTGACTATTTTTATCCTGTAGAGTTTAAGGACAATTTGCTCATCAGCATCTTTTAAATGCTGAACTTAGATTTTTATACTGTGGTACTGGTATTTCATTGAATGAAATATGGTTCCACAACAGAAATGGGTTTTGGCCTCTTTCCTCTATCCCACAGGGACCTTTTTCCCAAAACTATCTTGAGACTAAGAGAATCTTTGTCCTGTTTTACGTCTATGGGTTACAATCATTTTAGTcttatttcagttttgatttgtttcatgCTTTACCTGAGTGCTAGAGGGTCCTACAGCCCTGCGGGGCACTTTGATGTCAAATCCACCTTTTGGGTCCTTCTCTCCCCTGAGACAGGGGTCATTTGGAGGTTCCCTTGCCCCCTCCCAGTCACAGACAGTCTTTCGAATGGCCTGGAGAACACTACAAAGAAAGCATGACTAGGGAAGTAAATTACATAtttaagagacaaaaaaaaaaaaaaacaaaacacaaaaagcaataGCATCAGGTTTAATGTACATTAGGACAGATCATCATTGTACCTAATGAGGACGTTCTTCTTCTTGCGCACAGCCTGGCGCAGAGGTTCTCTGAGGGTCACCTGGGCAAAGTCTTGCAGCGCTGCGTAGATGGTATTCCTAATGGCCTGGTTAAATACTGACTCCATTCGGCCCATTAGAACCTACACAGCACATTGCACAGCATCATAATAGTTATCATCAACTTGGTCATAAGGGCTTCTCGCTATCAGCTGGGTATTAACtcataatttcacattttagaaaatacatttcttttaatttcttgcTGAAGGTTAGAGAAAAGGATTGAAACCACATGATATCTGCCCATTAAAGATACCTTCCAGACATACAGTAAGACAAACaaagtatgtttgtttgttgttgttttttttttcaaaatgaagtTCATTTAAGCTAGTAAAAATTCTTGGAATAACATAAATCCATTCTCCATCACTGATAAATCCATGCATCTAAACACATGTGCCCTATAGTAAATCACACTCTCAAAATCTGCAACAGGACTGATATCAGTCCTCTCATTTAGTGTAGCTCTCATGAAATATGTGTATTTCTCAAAAACGTTTCAAAGCGTTTCGGGGAACAGTTCAAACATCCATTTGATCAAGTTCTCTGATCACTAGCTGTTGAGACCATCACAGCTACTCATTCAGTCTGAACACTTCAACACCTGCCAGCATCACCAGTGTTTTACCTGCAGCCCTTTGATCATGGCAATGACCTCCACCAGGGCAAATTTCTCTTCACTGGTGTAATTGTAGCGCGTGGCCCGTTCATACTCCTCCGCTGTGCCCGGACAGTCCTTGTTACAGAATTTATCTGTGGGATGTACCAGCTTCCACGAGTACTGTGAAAGGCAAAAGGCGAAGTTATAAATAGATCAAAGTTACAATGATCAATGgcaaaaccacaaatgtttcATACCCAAACCCACACATATTGAATTACGCACAAACGCTTTCCCCACCCACACGCGGACACAATCAATCCCTCGCTCGACTCACAACTTCCATGACGTGTGTGCTCCACTTGGACAGCAGCTGCAGGCCCCTCAGAGCCAGGTCAAACAGCTCCCTGTACTCCTCGTCAGATTTCTGGCTGTCCAGGCCCGAGCCCGTCACCACTTCGCTGTTGCTGTAGCGCGCCAGCTCCGAGATGAAACGGATGTGGTCCTCCCTGATCTGCACCATCTGCTCACACAGGTTGTACTGCGGTGAGATGCTGCTCTGGGTGCACGTCCACCTGGGCACAGAATGGAGAAGGTTGCAGATTGATGGGTGGGCAGGAGTCAAGAATTTCAAGACAGATGGTCAGACCAGACAGGTTCTCTTACTTGGACTTGTTTTCCTCGTAGTGAGCACTTGTCTCGATGTAGCGTGACAACTCTATCTGCATATCACCAAATAGTGGCACCACttgaagctgaaaaacaaagaaattcatGTCTCACGCTCCAAACTTGAACACAGGACAAAAGAAATtctaaaaaaaagcaaaagcctTACTTTGAAGAACTTGTCTATCTTGCTCAGGTTGATCCTTTTCTTGGCATCCAGTTTGTAGATATTACTCACATTCCCATCCATCAGGTACAGACCAAAGCCCATTACCTGAATCACATTGAGAAACGATTTGGTTTGAGCACACTGAGCCAGCTAAGGCTAAGGCTCTTTAAGGTTGACATCATGTTAATGTGTTAGACGTGCCTACCTTGAGCAGCATGTGTTTCTCACTGGGTGTCAAGTACATCTTGTTCTCATAATAGTCTACACAGATGTTGACAATGTCGGCCAAAAGTTCCTCGTACCCAGGAATCACCTCCAACTGTTGGTGCAGGCactacacagagacagagatgggaCACCAGGTCACCTTCAGATAAGCAATAATTCCACACAGGGCTCAGTCTACTCTGATTCTACAAATCCTGGTTTGGTTCTTaccttgttttttatttttcagtttttgggGGTAGGGGTCCctcaaaacacagatgacctacactctgtacagCCTCATTGCATATACAGTAAGCATGAACTCCAATAATTGTAATACCTCCAACTCAAGGTAATGTCTAGCTTTCTTTTAAATTGGCTTCTATGATAATTAAAAATCCTAAATTGGATGCTTTGGCCCATTATTGTTTTAAGAATACTGTCCATGTCATTCAGCTTGTTGAGCAGGTCAAACTTTAGCTTAGGTTAGTTAGGTAGGATAATTGCTTAATTGCTCTTTCAGGCAGGATAATATGTTCATTCAGCTACACCAAGCACACAGCACCCTGATATAAATGTGAGTCATTCATCAGTTCATTCATGCAGTTTGTCTAGCAAGTATTAAGTTAGGATTTAGTCCAATTTAGTCATGGAACAAACAATATTAAGGTCCGTTTGCATTAAACTTTGGATAACAAGATTCTAAGAGGATCGTTTTTACAAAGATAAACATACAACTTCAGTAGAAAGTCAGTGTTTAATCCTCTGTGTCCATGCAAAGATAAACAGTTTTTACACCACATGCTGTAAAGATAATCTGCAAACCAACCTGAGTGATCCTGTTGTGGTTGGCTAAAAACATGGAGAGATTCTGGGACTCCTGAATGGACTGCGGGTCGGCCATTTTCCTCAGGAACTGAGCTGCCCTGGAGACAAGAGAAGACAGAATTGTCCACCTCACCCATCAGAGGAATCAAAACCCTGACTGTGACTTCTCGATTTATGGCACACTACCTTTTATAGGCAGAGTGATCATTCTTGACGCTACATTTCATGTTCTTCAGTTCGTCCAGCACTGCAAACATGTTAATGAATTTGCCCAGAGTGAGCAGGTAGGCCTCAGACACAAAGTCTTTCCTTCTTTCGGCGTGGCACAAACGCTTCACTTCACTACAGAACCGTTCTATAGCTTTCCGCTGCGAAGACAAAGGAACCAGGATCTTACTGACAATTATTTCAACACAGATTACATGGTTTGGAAGGGTTTGATTTGGTCTGGGTTAATTCAATctaagattttaaaaagtcagtcaGGCAGCTGAATCTTACCTGGAAGTACATGAACTTCATGAGCTTGGTCACTTCAGGTTCTAATACCTCCACTGTTTTCTCATAGATCTCCACTCTGTTTGGTTGCTCGTTGCATTTCACCTAGTAAACACAAGAGGGCGGCATCGTACAGCCTGATCACAATGTCTAGTTCAGTTAGTTCACAACTCTaaagtatgtgtttttttaatctgttaattGAAAAACTTAATTACAAGATGAACAGGatgcaaaaataattataattaaaatgtattaggTGCAAGCGTGTTTGTGTTACTTACCTGGGGAATGGCTCTGGAACAGCTTCTCCAGGTGTAAAGCATCACAGCATATTCATGTCCTTCCTCCAGCATCTCATTCTGCATGAATGAACAACATAATATAAAGACATGAATCACTACTAAAAGCAAAATATCAAGAAAGAGTGGATGACTTCATCAACTGTGTCTCCTAAttgttgatgatgattaatgataataataataataattattattattatttttattaaaggcACTTAATCCAAAAAGACCACCTAGGCCAAGATCAGTGGGGCTTGACAAATATTGAGGAGGGGAACATTCCCTCTATTCAGAAGTAGGTGAGACAGATGTCTTCATCACTCAGGCTAAAGGAGGAACATCCTCAAATAGACCAGCTTCAACCTCAATGGGACTTCCTGATTAAAGAAGGTTAAATAAAGCGCTACTTCCCTCTTTACTAGTCAAATCACACTCTCTGTTCATTCATCATCGGGAAAAAGAGGTTTAGTGGTCCACTGCCTGCCTGATTCACCAGTGTGTGAGaggaatgtgtgtatgtgttagcTGCCACAGGGCTAGCCAAATCCTCACAAGGGAGCCAAATGATAATCAATTCACAAACAACAAGGCTCTCTTTAAGGGCGTGATGCTGCTTCCCACAGTTGCCGACCAAATGTAAAAAACCAACATGGTTGTAAGCCATGACATGTGGTTTTGGAAAGTGGATCGCAGGTCTCACCATGCTGGAGTGGACCGTGGCTTGTTCTATGTAACGGGCGATGCCGGTCACGAATGCATTCCTGTCTTCGAAGTTGGTGTCAAAATTAGCctgcagaacaaaaaaaagggCAGAAAAGAGTGAGAGGGGTGCACTGGAGATGTCTGAACAACAGGGGATGACGGGGATGACGGCGATGACgtgacagcgtgtgtgtgtgtttacctggtACATGATAGATGAGGGAGGGGGTTCGATGCATGGCTGCTGGTCCGGGAGGGgcagctcctccagcaggtCCACATTGGACAGAGCATCCTCCAGGGTCACGTGGGTCGTCATGGTAACAAGGCGTCACTCACACAACACCCCAgtctgacagaaagagaggaaagcaTACATAcaagagataaagaaaagaccCAGGATGAGACgggatacattttaaaactgtaaatctaAACTAGGAGTACACCATGAAGCAGGTGTTAATATGTGTGGGTGGTGTAAATTTGCTAAAAtgttatgatttttaaaaacatcacttATAATACCTCTAAACCCCATGTTGCAGCTATTTATCTGAACCTGGCTTTATATGGAGAAAGTATTATTTTAAGGTAATGGATAAACAGATGTGCATGTTTAATATAatgatattaatattattaatatttaatccTTAAAGTAATGCGCGCACATTTGACTAATTAGCTCAAGTCAACAGATACATTTTGCTGGTTTAAATAGTTGAAAGGGAATAAATAAACCTTGAAATGGTGTGTTTAATAGATAACAGATAAGTGGTTGAAATAGCTATGAAGAATGAATAAACAACTGTTTGCTAAGGGTAATGGTTAAAATAGATAATAATCTAAAGCTTCTGCCAATTCAAAGATAGAACAGAATGTCAGCGCAACCAAAGTGACCTAATTAGCATTTCATatgcagtttaaaatgttttcaagtgGACATATTTAGAACGTAACGGGTGGTGTGTGATGAAAGGGCGCTTCAGTTAATCTTACAGGGAAACTCAAGTTATGTCTGGCTGAGTTAGGGCCAGTGCTTCAGAAGgtacaaatgaatgaagaagGTGAAATTTTATATCACACATCCATCTAATGCAGTAATATGTATTTCAAGTCATAAGGAAATACACTAGATGCTGTGCTTGCATGTCTAGACAGGCTTCACTT
It encodes the following:
- the cyfip2 gene encoding cytoplasmic FMR1-interacting protein 2 isoform X1, which translates into the protein MTTHVTLEDALSNVDLLEELPLPDQQPCIEPPPSSIMYQANFDTNFEDRNAFVTGIARYIEQATVHSSMNEMLEEGHEYAVMLYTWRSCSRAIPQVKCNEQPNRVEIYEKTVEVLEPEVTKLMKFMYFQRKAIERFCSEVKRLCHAERRKDFVSEAYLLTLGKFINMFAVLDELKNMKCSVKNDHSAYKRAAQFLRKMADPQSIQESQNLSMFLANHNRITQCLHQQLEVIPGYEELLADIVNICVDYYENKMYLTPSEKHMLLKVMGFGLYLMDGNVSNIYKLDAKKRINLSKIDKFFKLQVVPLFGDMQIELSRYIETSAHYEENKSKWTCTQSSISPQYNLCEQMVQIREDHIRFISELARYSNSEVVTGSGLDSQKSDEEYRELFDLALRGLQLLSKWSTHVMEVYSWKLVHPTDKFCNKDCPGTAEEYERATRYNYTSEEKFALVEVIAMIKGLQVLMGRMESVFNQAIRNTIYAALQDFAQVTLREPLRQAVRKKKNVLISVLQAIRKTVCDWEGAREPPNDPCLRGEKDPKGGFDIKVPRRAVGPSSTQLYMVRTMLESLIADKSGSKKTLRSSLDGPIVVAIEDFHKQSFFFTHLLNFSEALQQCCDLSQLWFREFFLELTMGRRIQFPIEMSMPWILTDHILETKEPSMMEYVLYPLDLYNDSGYYALTKFKKQFLYDEIEAEVNLCFDQFVYKLADQIFAYYKAMAGSVLLDKRFRAECKNYGVIIPYPPSNRYETLLKQRHVQLLGRSIDLNRLITQRISAAMYKSLDHAISRFESEDLTSIVELEWLLEINRLTHRLLSKHMTLDSFDAMFREANHNVSAPYGRITLHVFWELNFDFLPNYCYNGSTNRFVRTAIPFTQEPQRDKPANVQPYYLYGSKPLNIAYSHIYSSYRNFVGPPHFKTICRLLGYQGIAVVMEELLKIVKSLLQGTILQYVKTLIEVMPKICRLPRHEYGSPGILEFFHHQLKDIIEYAELKTDVFQSLREVGNAILFCLLIEQALVSQEEVCDLLHAAPFQNILPRVYIKEGERLEVRMKRLEAKYAPLHLVPLIERLGTPQQIAIAREGDLLTKERLCCGLSMFEVILTRIRSFLQDGVWRGPPPTNGVMHVDECMEFHRLWSAMQFVYCIPVGTHEFTAEQCFGDGLNWAGCAIIVLLGQQRRFDLFDFCYHLLKVQRQDGKDEIIKNVPLKKMADRIRKYQILNNEIFAILNKYMKAVETDSSTVEHVRCFQPPIHQSLATTC